The Cronobacter sakazakii genome has a window encoding:
- the yobA gene encoding CopC domain-containing protein YobA — MALFTARFCRALALVAAVMTTPAVWAHAHLKAQQPAANATVDASPEALTLTFSEGIEPAFSGVTLTGPNGKKMATGAVKRAPNDDKQLVAPLAAPLASGEYQVQWHVVSVDGHKTKGSYRFSVK; from the coding sequence ATGGCACTGTTTACCGCACGTTTTTGCCGTGCGCTGGCGCTGGTCGCCGCCGTCATGACCACGCCTGCCGTGTGGGCGCATGCGCATCTGAAAGCCCAGCAGCCTGCCGCGAACGCGACGGTTGACGCCTCGCCCGAAGCGCTAACCTTAACCTTTTCCGAAGGCATTGAGCCTGCGTTCAGCGGCGTGACGCTGACTGGCCCGAACGGCAAAAAAATGGCTACCGGCGCGGTCAAACGCGCGCCGAATGATGATAAACAGCTGGTGGCACCGCTTGCTGCACCCCTTGCGAGCGGTGAGTACCAGGTGCAGTGGCACGTGGTGTCGGTGGATGGTCATAAAACCAAAGGCAGCTACCGGTTTAGCGTGAAGTAA
- the ptrB gene encoding oligopeptidase B gives MPPKAKQIPYAISQHGDTRIDNYYWLRDDTRSQPDVLDYLRQENDYGRRVMSTQSALEERLLSEMVSRIPPRDVSAPYVKNGYRYRQIYDTGCEYAIYQRQSVVLSEWEAWEELLDGNKRAARSEFYTLGGMDIAPDNTVMAVAEDFLSRRQYGLRFRNLETGQWYPEVLENVSASFVWANDSRTLYYVRKHPVTLLPYQIWRHTLDTAADQDELVYEEKDETFYVSLYKTTSQNFILIFLGSATTTEVLLVNADLPDAPPLSFLPRRKDHEYSVDHFQHMFYIRSNRAGKNFGLYRSRVRDEARWEEIIPARENVMLEGFTLFADWLVVEERQRGLTSLRQINRKTHESTGIAFDDPAYVTWVAYNPEPETCKLRYGYSSMTMPDTLFELNMETGERRVLKQTEVAGFDAANYRSEHLWITARDGVEVPVSLVYHKDHFREGKNPLLVYGYGSYGTCIDADFSASRLSLLDRGFVYAIAHVRGGGELGQQWYEEGKFLKKKNTFNDYLDVCDALLAQGYGDPAYLFGMGGSAGGMLMGTAINERPELFRGVIAQVPFVDVVTTMLDESIPLTTGEFEEWGNPADKEYYFYMKSYSPYDCVSAQRYPHLLVTTGLHDSQVQYWEPAKWVAKLRELKTDDNLLLLCTDMDSGHGGKSGRFKSYEGVAMEYAFLIGLAQGTLPPDQLAD, from the coding sequence ATGCCACCGAAAGCGAAACAGATCCCCTACGCCATCTCACAGCATGGCGACACCCGCATCGACAACTATTACTGGCTGCGGGACGACACGCGCTCGCAGCCGGACGTGCTGGATTATTTACGCCAGGAGAATGACTACGGGCGACGCGTGATGTCCACGCAAAGCGCGCTGGAAGAGCGGCTGCTCTCTGAAATGGTCAGCCGTATTCCGCCGCGTGACGTCTCGGCACCTTACGTCAAAAATGGCTATCGCTACCGGCAGATTTACGACACCGGCTGCGAATACGCCATCTACCAGCGCCAGTCGGTTGTCCTTAGCGAGTGGGAAGCCTGGGAAGAACTGCTGGATGGCAATAAACGCGCCGCTCGCAGCGAATTCTATACGCTTGGCGGGATGGATATCGCGCCAGATAACACCGTGATGGCGGTGGCGGAGGATTTTCTGTCGCGCCGCCAGTACGGGCTGCGCTTTCGCAATCTCGAAACCGGGCAGTGGTACCCGGAAGTACTGGAGAATGTCTCGGCGAGTTTCGTCTGGGCGAACGACTCCCGCACGCTCTATTACGTGCGTAAACATCCGGTGACGCTGCTGCCGTACCAGATCTGGCGGCACACCCTCGACACCGCCGCCGATCAGGATGAGCTGGTTTATGAAGAAAAAGACGAAACGTTTTACGTCAGCCTCTACAAAACCACCTCGCAGAATTTTATTCTGATTTTCCTCGGCAGCGCCACCACGACAGAAGTGCTGTTAGTGAACGCCGATCTCCCGGACGCGCCGCCGCTCAGCTTTCTGCCGCGCCGTAAAGATCACGAATACAGCGTTGATCACTTCCAGCATATGTTTTACATCCGCTCCAACCGCGCCGGGAAAAACTTCGGCCTGTACCGCAGCCGCGTGCGCGACGAAGCGCGCTGGGAAGAGATAATCCCGGCACGCGAGAACGTAATGCTGGAGGGCTTTACGCTGTTTGCCGACTGGCTGGTGGTAGAGGAGCGCCAGCGTGGCCTCACCAGCCTGCGGCAAATCAACCGCAAAACGCATGAATCTACGGGCATCGCTTTTGACGATCCGGCATATGTCACCTGGGTTGCCTACAACCCGGAGCCGGAAACCTGCAAGTTGCGTTACGGCTACTCGTCAATGACGATGCCGGACACGCTCTTTGAACTGAACATGGAAACCGGCGAGCGCCGTGTGCTGAAGCAAACGGAAGTGGCGGGGTTTGACGCAGCCAATTACCGGAGCGAACACCTGTGGATCACCGCGCGCGACGGCGTCGAAGTGCCGGTGTCGCTTGTTTATCACAAAGACCATTTCCGCGAAGGGAAAAACCCGCTACTGGTGTACGGTTACGGCTCTTATGGCACCTGTATCGATGCCGATTTCAGCGCCAGCCGTTTGAGCCTGCTGGATCGCGGCTTCGTCTATGCCATTGCCCATGTGCGCGGCGGCGGTGAACTTGGCCAGCAGTGGTATGAAGAAGGCAAATTTCTGAAGAAGAAAAATACCTTCAACGATTATCTCGACGTGTGCGACGCGCTGCTGGCGCAGGGCTATGGCGATCCGGCGTACCTGTTTGGCATGGGCGGCAGTGCGGGCGGCATGCTGATGGGCACGGCGATTAACGAGCGTCCGGAGCTCTTTCGCGGCGTGATTGCGCAGGTGCCGTTTGTCGATGTCGTCACCACCATGCTCGACGAATCCATTCCGCTGACCACCGGTGAATTTGAGGAGTGGGGCAACCCGGCGGACAAGGAATACTATTTCTACATGAAAAGCTACAGCCCTTATGACTGCGTGAGCGCGCAGCGCTATCCGCACCTGCTGGTGACCACCGGCTTGCACGACTCGCAGGTGCAATACTGGGAACCAGCAAAATGGGTGGCGAAACTGCGCGAGCTGAAAACCGATGACAATTTGCTGCTGCTTTGTACCGATATGGATTCCGGTCACGGCGGGAAATCGGGGCGTTTTAAATCGTACGAGGGCGTGGCGATGGAATACGCGTTTCTGATTGGACTGGCCCAGGGCACGCTGCCGCCGGACCAGCTCGCGGATTAA
- a CDS encoding IS1-like element IS1B family transposase (programmed frameshift), which yields MASVSISCPSCSATDGVVRNGKSTAGHQRYLCSHCRKTWQLQFTYTASQPGTHQKIIDMAMNGVGCRATARIMGVGLNTIFRHFKKLRPQSVTSRIQPGSDVIVCAEMDEQWGYVGAKSRQRWLFYAYDRLRKTVVAHVFGERTMATLGRLMSLLSPFDVVIWMTDGWPLYESRLKGKLHVISKRYTQRIERHNLNLRQHLARLGRKSLSFSKSVELHDKVIGHYLNIKHYQ from the exons GTGGCTTCTGTTTCTATCAGCTGTCCCTCCTGTTCAGCTACTGACGGGGTGGTGCGTAACGGCAAAAGCACCGCCGGACATCAGCGCTATCTCTGCTCTCACTGCCGTAAAACATGGCAACTGCAGTTCACTTACACCGCTTCTCAACCCGGTACGCACCAGAAAATCATTGATATGGCCATGAATGGCGTTGGATGCCGGGCAACCGCCCGCATTATGGGCGTTGGCCTCAACACGATTTTCCGCCATT TTAAAAAACTCAGGCCGCAGTCGGTAACCTCGCGCATACAGCCGGGCAGTGACGTCATCGTCTGCGCGGAAATGGACGAACAGTGGGGATACGTCGGGGCTAAATCGCGCCAGCGCTGGCTGTTTTACGCGTATGACAGGCTCCGGAAGACGGTTGTTGCGCACGTATTCGGTGAACGCACTATGGCGACGCTGGGGCGTCTTATGAGCCTGCTGTCACCCTTTGACGTGGTGATATGGATGACGGATGGCTGGCCGCTGTATGAATCCCGCCTGAAGGGAAAGCTGCACGTAATCAGCAAGCGATATACGCAGCGAATTGAGCGGCATAACCTGAATCTGAGGCAGCACCTGGCACGGCTGGGACGGAAGTCGCTGTCGTTCTCAAAATCGGTGGAGCTGCATGACAAAGTCATCGGGCATTATCTGAACATAAAACACTATCAATAA
- a CDS encoding YebY family protein encodes MKKSLLALLMLSCSGMALAAPQIITVSRYEIGKDKWAFNREEVMLACRPGDALFAINPSTLMQYPLNDVAEKQLAQGKVTGQPISVIQIDDPAHPGQKMSLAPFIERAQKLC; translated from the coding sequence ATGAAGAAATCGCTGCTTGCGCTGCTGATGCTCTCCTGTTCCGGCATGGCTCTCGCCGCGCCGCAGATTATTACGGTAAGCCGTTATGAAATCGGCAAAGACAAATGGGCGTTCAACCGTGAAGAAGTGATGCTCGCGTGCCGTCCGGGCGATGCGCTGTTTGCGATTAACCCCAGCACGCTGATGCAGTATCCGCTCAATGACGTGGCTGAAAAACAGCTGGCGCAGGGCAAAGTCACCGGCCAGCCGATCTCGGTCATCCAGATTGATGACCCGGCGCATCCGGGGCAGAAGATGAGCCTGGCACCGTTTATCGAGCGCGCACAAAAACTCTGCTAA
- a CDS encoding YebW family protein: MFALVLFVCYLDGGCDDIVVDVFNTEQQCLKVMDEQRMRHGGCYPVEDFIDGFWRPAREYSDF; encoded by the coding sequence ATGTTCGCTCTGGTTTTATTTGTTTGTTATCTGGATGGGGGTTGCGATGACATCGTCGTGGATGTGTTTAATACGGAACAGCAATGTCTGAAAGTGATGGATGAACAGCGGATGCGCCACGGGGGCTGCTACCCCGTTGAAGACTTTATCGATGGCTTCTGGCGCCCGGCGCGTGAGTACAGCGATTTCTAA
- a CDS encoding tellurite resistance TerB family protein produces MSNWLTQLQSMLGQSGGMSSGKTGIQDALRSKGLSSLITPGALGGLAGLLVASKSSRKLLAKYGGGALLVGGGAVAGTVLWNKYKDKIRAAHQDEPQYGQQQTPLDRRAERLVLALVFAAKSDGHIDDSERAAIERQLSEAGIEEQGRVLVEQAINQPLDPMRLAADVKNEEEALELYFLSCAAIDIDHFMERSYLQALGDALKIPQEVREEIERDIQQEKKALPG; encoded by the coding sequence ATGAGCAACTGGTTAACACAGCTTCAGTCGATGCTGGGGCAGAGCGGCGGCATGTCATCCGGTAAAACAGGTATTCAGGACGCGTTGCGCTCTAAAGGGTTGAGCAGCCTGATAACGCCCGGCGCGCTCGGCGGTCTCGCGGGCTTACTGGTCGCCAGTAAATCGTCGCGCAAGCTGCTCGCGAAATATGGCGGCGGCGCGCTGCTGGTGGGCGGCGGAGCCGTGGCGGGCACGGTGCTGTGGAACAAGTACAAAGATAAAATCCGCGCGGCGCACCAGGATGAGCCGCAATACGGGCAACAGCAGACGCCGCTGGATCGCCGCGCCGAGCGTCTTGTGCTGGCGCTGGTCTTCGCCGCCAAAAGCGACGGGCATATCGATGACAGTGAGCGTGCGGCCATTGAGCGTCAGCTAAGCGAAGCGGGCATTGAAGAGCAGGGGCGCGTGCTGGTGGAGCAGGCGATTAATCAGCCGCTCGACCCGATGCGCCTTGCCGCCGACGTGAAAAACGAAGAAGAGGCGCTGGAGCTCTATTTCCTGAGCTGTGCCGCAATAGACATCGATCACTTTATGGAACGCAGCTATCTGCAGGCGCTTGGCGACGCTCTTAAAATCCCGCAGGAGGTACGTGAAGAGATTGAGCGCGACATCCAGCAGGAGAAAAAAGCGCTGCCGGGATAA
- a CDS encoding KPN_01571 family protein, producing the protein MNPFIYVFGLLLTLDALRELAGASSVMGLW; encoded by the coding sequence ATGAATCCGTTTATCTATGTTTTTGGTCTCCTGCTGACGCTCGACGCGCTGCGTGAACTGGCCGGCGCCTCTTCTGTTATGGGGCTGTGGTAA
- a CDS encoding DNA polymerase III subunit theta, which translates to MNQNLALLPQEEMDKVNVDLAASGVAFKERYNMPVIAEAVEREQPEHLRDWFRERLIAHRLASVNLSRLPYEPKMK; encoded by the coding sequence ATGAACCAGAACCTTGCCCTTCTTCCGCAGGAAGAGATGGATAAAGTGAACGTCGATCTGGCGGCGTCCGGCGTGGCGTTTAAAGAGCGCTACAACATGCCGGTTATCGCCGAAGCCGTAGAGCGCGAACAGCCTGAGCATCTGCGCGACTGGTTTCGCGAGCGTCTTATCGCGCATCGTCTGGCGTCGGTGAATCTCTCCCGCCTGCCTTACGAGCCTAAAATGAAATAA
- a CDS encoding YebV family protein, whose protein sequence is MSKTSVKIGTFEIDDAELHGDSPGERKLSIPCKSDPDLCMQLDAWDAETSIPAVLNGEHSVLYREHYDQQADAWIMRLA, encoded by the coding sequence ATGTCAAAAACCAGCGTAAAAATCGGCACTTTCGAGATAGATGATGCAGAGCTGCACGGCGACTCGCCAGGCGAGCGTAAGCTGAGCATTCCCTGCAAATCAGATCCGGATCTCTGCATGCAGCTTGATGCCTGGGATGCCGAAACCAGCATTCCTGCCGTGCTCAACGGCGAACACTCCGTGCTATACCGCGAACATTACGACCAACAAGCTGATGCCTGGATCATGCGCCTTGCCTGA
- the copD gene encoding copper homeostasis membrane protein CopD produces MLESVYVALRFVHVAALMLGAGGALFCTWLAPPALAEPLVQRLRTLWRCAALATALSAVAIFAAQAGLMGDGAADSLRPAIWQAMLSTRFGAVWLWQILLALVTLPCLCLASRRGGLLLLLFCAQLVLLAGVGHGAMHEGLTGALQRIGYALHVLCAAWWFGGLVPLLMLMRLAKEVTWRADAITAMMRFSRYGHIAVAGVIATGIVNSVLILGIAWPLHSGYVRLLALKIALVAVMVAIALINRYVLVPKFSRQATAQRRFILMTKLEVALGALVLLSVSLFATWEPF; encoded by the coding sequence GTGCTGGAAAGCGTTTATGTCGCGCTGCGTTTTGTCCATGTCGCCGCGCTGATGCTCGGCGCGGGCGGCGCGCTGTTCTGCACGTGGCTGGCACCTCCCGCGCTCGCAGAACCGCTGGTGCAGCGTCTACGCACGCTCTGGCGCTGCGCTGCGCTGGCGACGGCTCTCAGCGCCGTGGCGATTTTCGCGGCGCAGGCGGGGCTGATGGGCGATGGGGCGGCCGACAGCCTGCGCCCGGCTATCTGGCAGGCGATGTTATCGACGCGCTTTGGCGCGGTATGGCTGTGGCAAATCCTGCTGGCGCTGGTGACGCTGCCGTGTCTCTGCCTGGCATCACGGCGCGGCGGCCTGTTACTGTTACTCTTTTGCGCGCAGCTCGTGTTGCTCGCGGGCGTCGGGCATGGCGCGATGCACGAAGGGCTGACCGGCGCGCTCCAGCGGATTGGCTATGCGCTGCATGTGCTGTGTGCGGCCTGGTGGTTCGGCGGTCTCGTACCGCTCTTGATGCTGATGCGCCTGGCGAAAGAGGTCACATGGCGCGCCGACGCCATTACCGCCATGATGCGCTTTTCGCGCTACGGACACATCGCGGTAGCAGGTGTTATCGCGACAGGCATCGTTAACAGCGTGTTGATCCTCGGCATAGCATGGCCGTTACATAGCGGGTATGTGCGTCTGCTGGCGCTGAAAATCGCGCTGGTGGCGGTGATGGTGGCTATCGCGCTGATTAACCGTTATGTTCTGGTGCCGAAATTTTCACGTCAGGCGACGGCGCAGCGCCGGTTTATCCTGATGACAAAACTGGAAGTGGCGCTCGGTGCGCTGGTGTTGTTAAGCGTCAGCCTGTTCGCCACCTGGGAACCTTTCTAA
- the rsmF gene encoding 16S rRNA (cytosine(1407)-C(5))-methyltransferase RsmF — MREAMPAGLAMNDFIAACQRPLRRSIRVNTLKISVADFLAQVAPYGWQLTPVPWCPEGFWIERDDEDALPLGSTAEHLSGQFYIQEASSMLPVAALFADGNTPARVMDVAAAPGSKTTQIAALMQNQGFILANEYSASRVKVLHANISRCGIHNVGLTHFDGRVFGAALPEQFNAILLDAPCSGEGVVRKDPDALRNWSPQSNQEIAATQRELIDSAFHALAPGGTLVYSTCTLNREENQETVHWLLARYPQAVEVLSLEALFPGADAALTEEGFLHVFPQIYDCEGFFVARLRKTASVEPLPAPTYKVGAFPFTPLKTREAQAVIAAARKVGLEWDETLELWQRDKEIWLFPQAFTPFIGKVRFSRTGIRLAEIHNKGYRWQHEAVVALAGSDNPLGFELSAEEAQEWYRGRDVWPQTVPDADDVIVTFQHQPLGLAKKVGSRLKNSYPRELVRDGVLFSAPV, encoded by the coding sequence ATGCGTGAAGCGATGCCCGCCGGGCTTGCGATGAACGATTTCATCGCCGCCTGCCAGCGCCCGCTGCGTCGCAGCATTCGCGTCAACACGCTGAAAATCAGCGTTGCAGACTTCCTTGCGCAGGTCGCGCCCTACGGCTGGCAGTTAACGCCCGTGCCGTGGTGCCCGGAAGGTTTCTGGATCGAGCGCGATGACGAAGACGCGTTGCCGCTTGGCAGCACCGCCGAGCACTTAAGCGGCCAGTTTTATATTCAGGAAGCGAGCTCCATGCTGCCGGTAGCGGCGCTGTTCGCCGATGGCAACACGCCTGCGCGCGTGATGGATGTTGCGGCGGCGCCCGGCTCGAAAACGACCCAGATAGCCGCGCTGATGCAAAACCAGGGCTTTATTCTCGCCAACGAATATTCCGCCAGCCGCGTCAAGGTATTGCACGCGAATATCAGCCGCTGCGGCATTCACAACGTCGGCCTGACTCATTTTGACGGTCGCGTTTTTGGTGCCGCGCTGCCGGAGCAGTTTAACGCCATTCTGCTGGATGCGCCCTGCTCCGGCGAAGGCGTGGTGAGAAAAGATCCGGATGCGCTGCGCAACTGGTCGCCGCAGAGCAATCAGGAAATTGCCGCCACCCAGCGCGAACTTATCGACAGCGCTTTTCATGCGCTCGCGCCTGGCGGCACGCTGGTGTACTCCACCTGCACGCTGAACCGCGAAGAGAACCAGGAGACGGTGCACTGGCTGCTGGCGCGCTACCCGCAGGCGGTGGAAGTGCTCTCGCTTGAAGCCCTCTTCCCCGGTGCCGATGCGGCGCTGACCGAAGAAGGCTTTCTGCATGTCTTTCCGCAGATTTACGACTGCGAAGGCTTTTTTGTCGCGCGTCTGCGTAAAACCGCGAGCGTCGAGCCGCTGCCCGCGCCGACCTACAAAGTGGGCGCATTCCCGTTTACGCCGCTGAAAACCCGCGAAGCGCAGGCCGTCATCGCCGCCGCCAGAAAAGTCGGCCTCGAATGGGACGAGACGCTTGAGCTGTGGCAACGCGATAAAGAGATCTGGCTTTTCCCACAAGCTTTTACGCCGTTCATCGGCAAAGTGCGGTTCTCCCGCACTGGCATTCGTCTGGCTGAGATCCATAATAAAGGGTACCGCTGGCAGCACGAAGCCGTCGTCGCGCTGGCCGGAAGCGATAATCCGCTCGGCTTTGAGTTGTCTGCCGAAGAGGCTCAGGAGTGGTATCGCGGACGCGATGTCTGGCCGCAGACGGTGCCGGACGCCGATGACGTAATTGTCACTTTCCAGCATCAGCCGCTGGGTCTGGCGAAAAAAGTGGGCAGCCGACTGAAGAACAGTTATCCGCGCGAGCTGGTACGCGACGGGGTTTTGTTCAGCGCGCCGGTTTAA
- the exoX gene encoding exodeoxyribonuclease X: MLRIIDTETCGLQGGVVEVASVDIIDGAIVNPMSDLVRPDRPISHQAMAIHKITEAMVADKPYIEEVIPRYHGSQWYVAHNASFDRKVLPEMPGEWICTVKLARRLWPGIRYSNMGLYKSLKLQVETPEGLHHHRALFDCYITAALLLEIMKVSGWTPEEMVNITGRPQLIATLPFGKYRGEPVADIAGRDPGYLRWMLNNVKQLNPDLRLTLKHYLDND; encoded by the coding sequence ATGCTACGGATTATTGATACCGAAACCTGCGGACTGCAGGGCGGCGTTGTCGAAGTGGCGTCGGTGGACATCATCGACGGCGCGATAGTCAACCCGATGAGCGATCTGGTGCGCCCGGACCGCCCTATCAGCCATCAGGCGATGGCGATACATAAAATTACCGAGGCGATGGTCGCGGATAAACCGTATATCGAAGAGGTGATCCCGCGCTATCACGGCAGCCAATGGTATGTGGCGCATAACGCCAGCTTTGACCGCAAAGTGCTGCCCGAAATGCCGGGCGAGTGGATCTGCACCGTCAAGCTGGCGCGCCGCCTGTGGCCAGGCATTCGCTACAGCAATATGGGGCTGTATAAATCGCTTAAGCTACAGGTTGAGACGCCGGAGGGGCTGCATCATCACCGCGCGCTGTTCGACTGCTACATCACCGCGGCGCTGCTGCTGGAGATAATGAAAGTCTCCGGCTGGACGCCAGAAGAGATGGTGAATATCACCGGCCGCCCGCAGCTTATCGCCACGCTGCCGTTTGGCAAATACCGCGGCGAGCCGGTGGCCGATATCGCCGGGCGCGATCCGGGGTATCTGCGCTGGATGCTCAATAACGTCAAACAGCTCAACCCTGATTTACGTCTGACGTTAAAGCACTACCTCGATAACGATTAA